Proteins co-encoded in one Planifilum fulgidum genomic window:
- a CDS encoding glycerol-3-phosphate responsive antiterminator produces the protein MRLGNQKIVPAARSVKDFERMLKSPYEYLILLDSHAAQLQSLVSMAKRRNKKVLLHVDLIKGLRNDEHAAEFLCQQIRPAGLISTRTQVVQVAKKRSLMAIQRMFLLDSHAMETGYRLLDSFRPDYIEVLPGILPHIIREVRQRVDIPILAGGLIRSREEVCAALEAGAVAVTTSRREIWEQMQSGVYRPEKREQE, from the coding sequence ATGCGATTGGGGAATCAGAAGATTGTGCCAGCGGCGAGGAGCGTCAAGGACTTCGAACGGATGCTCAAATCCCCGTACGAATATTTGATCCTGCTGGATAGTCACGCGGCGCAGCTCCAGTCCCTGGTGTCCATGGCGAAGAGGCGGAACAAAAAGGTGCTGCTGCATGTGGATTTGATCAAGGGACTGAGAAACGACGAACACGCGGCGGAATTTTTGTGCCAGCAGATCCGCCCCGCCGGCTTGATTTCCACCCGCACCCAGGTGGTCCAGGTGGCAAAAAAGCGGTCGCTGATGGCGATTCAGCGGATGTTCCTTCTGGACAGCCATGCCATGGAGACCGGCTACCGGCTGCTGGATTCCTTCCGTCCGGATTACATCGAGGTGTTGCCCGGCATCCTTCCCCACATCATTCGGGAGGTACGGCAGCGGGTGGATATCCCCATCCTGGCCGGCGGTTTGATCCGGAGCCGGGAGGAGGTTTGCGCCGCCCTGGAAGCGGGGGCGGTGGCGGTGACCACCTCGCGCCGGGAGATATGGGAACAGATGCAGTCCGGGGTTTATCGCCCGGAGAAAAGGGAACAGGAATAA
- a CDS encoding glycerophosphodiester phosphodiesterase has translation MFRGRFWLLVSLLTLLVWSAFGVGGPGAEAKDSFLNIAHRGASGHAPENTLAAFDKAVKMKADFFELDVQMSKDGHLVVIHDATVDRTTDGTGRVGDLTLKELKRLDAGSWFGPEFAGERIPTLEEVLDRYRGKIGILIEIKNPELYPGIEEKVANALKKRNMHRPNNGKVIVQSFGHDSVKKFHRLLPSVPVGVLLSYGDYRDGVSDEELADFARYADYVNPNQMLVDEDLVRRIHNLGMKITPWTIQTKEEADRMIALGVDGIVTDFPELGYRK, from the coding sequence ATGTTTCGCGGGAGATTTTGGCTGCTCGTTTCCTTGCTGACGTTGTTGGTGTGGAGCGCCTTTGGGGTGGGCGGACCCGGAGCCGAGGCCAAGGATTCGTTTTTGAACATCGCCCACCGGGGCGCTTCGGGCCATGCGCCGGAAAACACCCTGGCGGCCTTTGACAAGGCCGTGAAAATGAAGGCGGACTTCTTCGAGTTGGATGTGCAGATGAGCAAGGACGGCCACCTGGTGGTCATCCACGACGCCACCGTGGATCGAACCACCGACGGAACCGGCCGGGTGGGGGATCTCACCCTGAAGGAACTGAAGCGGCTGGATGCGGGGAGCTGGTTCGGGCCGGAGTTTGCCGGTGAAAGGATTCCCACCCTGGAGGAGGTGCTCGACCGGTACCGGGGGAAGATCGGCATCCTGATCGAAATCAAAAACCCCGAACTGTATCCCGGAATCGAGGAAAAGGTGGCCAATGCCCTGAAAAAGCGGAACATGCACCGGCCCAATAACGGAAAAGTGATCGTCCAATCCTTTGGACACGATTCGGTGAAAAAGTTCCACCGCCTTTTGCCTTCGGTGCCGGTGGGGGTTCTCCTCAGCTACGGCGATTACCGGGACGGGGTGAGCGATGAGGAGCTGGCCGATTTTGCCCGCTATGCGGATTATGTGAATCCCAACCAGATGCTGGTGGATGAGGATCTGGTCCGGCGCATCCACAACCTGGGCATGAAGATCACTCCGTGGACCATTCAGACGAAGGAAGAAGCGGATCGCATGATCGCCCTCGGCGTGGACGGGATCGTCACCGATTTTCCCGAACTGGGATATCGGAAATAG
- a CDS encoding CocE/NonD family hydrolase, with product MSRARSETREVMVQRDVRVPMRDGITLSADVYRPRSEEKVPAIVVRTPYGKTSDEIDATARFFASRGYGVVYMDVRGRGDSDGEFVPYRNEGRDGYDSIEWAAAQPWCSGAVGTMGASYLARIQWLAALHHPPHLKAMISIVSPSDPFVEWPTGVPTPHHLCWLYMTSGRVMQNVDVIDWERIYWHLPLETMDELTGKSLPHWREEIRHPQLDDWWKEICYQDRFHELDLPVLHISGWYDDEQVGTPLNYMGMVRHAATERARRSQKLIMGPWPHRINRSTRLGEIDFGPESVIDLLGYQLRWFDYWLKGKENGIMDEPPVRIFVMGENRWREEEDWPLPDTRWTRYYLRSGGRANSRFGDGRLCTDPPAEGEAPFDRFRYDPADPVPYITEMTSAQIGGPDDYSAVERRDDVLVYTTPPLEEDLEVTGPVRMELFASTSARDTDFMAKLLDVWPNGFAQRLTDGMVRGRFRKGMDRPELLEPGRVYRFEIDLWNTSHVFKKGHRIRVEIASSAFPKYDRNLNTGAPLGRSTDMEVAEQTVYHSKQYPSAIILPVISR from the coding sequence ATGAGCCGTGCAAGATCTGAAACTCGGGAGGTCATGGTGCAGCGGGATGTCCGGGTGCCGATGCGGGACGGCATCACCCTCTCCGCGGATGTGTACCGTCCCCGTTCGGAGGAAAAGGTTCCGGCCATCGTGGTCCGGACGCCTTACGGGAAGACCAGCGATGAGATTGACGCCACGGCCCGCTTTTTCGCATCCCGCGGTTACGGGGTGGTGTACATGGATGTGCGCGGCCGGGGCGATTCCGACGGGGAGTTCGTCCCCTACCGGAACGAGGGGCGCGACGGATACGACAGCATCGAATGGGCGGCGGCCCAACCCTGGTGCAGCGGCGCGGTCGGCACCATGGGAGCGTCGTATCTGGCGCGGATTCAGTGGTTGGCCGCCTTGCACCATCCGCCCCACCTGAAGGCGATGATCAGCATCGTTTCCCCGTCGGATCCCTTTGTGGAATGGCCGACGGGGGTGCCCACGCCCCATCACCTGTGTTGGCTCTACATGACCAGCGGACGGGTGATGCAGAATGTGGACGTGATCGACTGGGAGCGGATCTATTGGCATCTGCCCCTGGAAACCATGGACGAGCTGACGGGAAAGTCCCTCCCCCACTGGCGGGAGGAGATTCGCCATCCGCAGCTGGACGATTGGTGGAAGGAGATCTGTTATCAGGACCGCTTTCACGAGTTGGACCTGCCCGTGCTCCACATCTCCGGCTGGTACGACGACGAGCAGGTGGGCACGCCCCTCAACTACATGGGCATGGTCCGCCATGCCGCCACGGAGCGGGCCCGGCGCAGCCAAAAGCTGATCATGGGCCCCTGGCCGCACCGGATCAACCGTTCCACCCGCCTGGGAGAGATCGATTTCGGGCCGGAGTCCGTCATCGATCTCTTGGGATACCAGCTTCGGTGGTTCGACTATTGGTTGAAGGGAAAGGAAAACGGGATTATGGACGAGCCCCCGGTCCGCATTTTCGTCATGGGGGAAAACCGGTGGCGGGAGGAGGAGGATTGGCCCCTTCCCGACACCCGGTGGACCCGGTATTACCTCCGCAGCGGCGGGCGGGCCAACAGCCGCTTCGGCGACGGCCGCCTGTGCACCGATCCCCCGGCGGAGGGAGAGGCGCCCTTTGACCGGTTCCGGTACGACCCCGCCGATCCCGTGCCCTACATCACCGAGATGACCTCCGCCCAGATCGGCGGCCCCGACGATTATTCCGCCGTCGAGCGGAGGGATGACGTGCTGGTGTACACCACGCCTCCCCTGGAGGAGGATCTGGAGGTGACCGGGCCGGTCCGGATGGAGCTGTTCGCCTCCACCAGCGCCAGGGACACCGATTTCATGGCAAAACTATTGGATGTGTGGCCGAACGGGTTTGCCCAGCGGTTGACGGACGGCATGGTGCGGGGCCGCTTTCGCAAGGGGATGGATCGTCCGGAGCTGCTCGAGCCGGGGCGCGTTTACCGGTTTGAGATCGATCTTTGGAATACTTCCCACGTGTTCAAGAAGGGGCACCGCATCCGCGTGGAGATCGCCTCCAGCGCCTTTCCCAAGTATGACCGCAATTTGAACACCGGCGCGCCCCTGGGACGGAGCACCGACATGGAAGTGGCGGAACAGACGGTCTACCACAGCAAACAGTACCCCTCCGCCATCATCCTTCCGGTGATTTCAAGGTGA
- a CDS encoding DUF2614 family zinc ribbon-containing protein, with translation MLFANKINKLRTFGLLFIFLGFGAMYLGFLWPSLHSLFFILGLLVILGGVGIYFWTGILSMQAVQIECPKCGRITKILGKMDQCAHCKVYLSLDPRHAPKENPSQPPSAK, from the coding sequence ATGCTGTTCGCCAATAAAATCAACAAGCTCCGCACCTTCGGCCTGTTGTTCATCTTCTTGGGCTTCGGCGCCATGTATCTCGGCTTTCTGTGGCCTTCCCTGCACAGCCTCTTTTTCATCCTGGGACTGCTCGTCATCCTCGGGGGTGTGGGCATCTACTTCTGGACCGGCATCCTCTCCATGCAGGCCGTCCAAATCGAGTGCCCCAAGTGCGGAAGGATCACCAAGATCCTAGGTAAAATGGACCAATGCGCCCATTGCAAGGTCTATCTTTCCCTCGACCCCAGGCACGCGCCGAAGGAAAACCCGTCCCAGCCGCCTTCCGCCAAATGA